The window GAATACCTATGAGTTACCATAACACGTAACCTGCTAGTCTGAATAGAACAGGGTAAATAATTTGCCCCAGGGCAAAGTGAGCTGATCTTCATTTGCAAAGACCTCCTGATCATGATGAAGCACTTTGTTAAGCAATGTGCAGTATGTGCCCATCTGGTCACACAGGTCCTCTCGGTGCAGGTGTGCCTGGTGTCTCTGTGAAAACACTGCTAACACTTGTAATACGTCAAACAAATAATCCACTACTTTTTGGGCACCTTGCTCTATTCCAGCTCCTGCTTTAACACTTTCCTTATTCTTTAAGGATGCTCTACCTCACTACTTAAAATCACAACATCATTTCAGTTGGAAATAACTTCTGGACCCCTTGGCCCAACCCCTTGCTCAGTACGGGGCCaacttcaaagttagatcaGGTTGTTTGGAGCCTTGAGCTGTTGAGCTTTGAGTATGTGCATGGAGGGAGATGCTacagcttctccaggaaatgtgttccagtgtttgactacctctactgtatttttttttcctaatatctcaTCAGAATTTCCCCTGTTATAACTTGCATCCCTTGTCCTTTTGTTGTGCACCTCCCTGTCTTCCCTACAGCACCCAGGAGGGAGCTGAAAACAGCACCATCGACTTATTCTGCTACAACAGTACAGAAAATAATACTGGTCATAGTTATCTGTGGTAAAAGAGATTATTCTACTCCTAGGTAATCTTGTAATAGACATTAGATCTCAGAGAGGCAGATATCTTAGTTACTATTTGCAGCTCCATACAGCAGTGCTGATTCAATCCCTGCTGAGTCTTTGCATGCAAAGGGCTAAAGAGCAGAGCACAGGTGAGAGCGTGACTCTGCTTTGAGTTcctgggaagagaaagaacCAGTGCTTGACTGAGTCTCACATTGTGTGAGTTTGAGAAGGAGTTAAAATTGTAATTGCATTTCTAGTCCtcctcctttttaaaataatcagattACAATAGCAGTCTTTGTTGAGCAAAGCCTTCTAGTTTGAAACGTATCTGCTTAACCTTCCTCTCCCCTAAATCTGAGTCAGCTACCTTTATTGTCAcatttacagaataaaattttacattacTTACATGAAGACAAATTTTGATGGATCATGTCCTTCCCCAGCATCTCATTGCctacccctttttttttcactggatAATATCTTTTCTGATTCAGAATGCATCAAGTACATAAACAAAAGCATTCATGTCACCACGGCTGTTttggcaaacaaaaaaaaatccttccaagTACTTGGCACTGATCTCTTGTTGGCATGTCACACAGCCCCGAAGCAAACAGTGAGGACCTCAGCTGTCTGCAGCTATTTGCTAGCATTAGATAGAACTGGTGCTGTGTAAAATAAAGGCTCTGTTTAGGTTATTTCAATCTAGTTAACAGAAAATCTGATCCAAACTAAATTCTAAATCCTGCAGTAAAAGTAATTGTTTTTCTGATCATGCTCTTGATATTAAAAGGGAAACAGGCACTAGGCAGTAAAGAATTCCAgtacaaactatttttttttatttccatgtatttcatcatttctcCAGCAACTCTATGAGATCTGCTTTCactgtattttccatttcaacTATCAGAAAAAGCTAGTTTGTCCAAgtcatgttttaaaattcataaaataatctggaaaaaaacaaaaaaaaccccaaaaaacgGTTACACAGCTTTAATAAAAGAACTGCCAtactttttacatttgttttaaagtttacATTATTTATGTCCCATCTTTGCTGTCCCCTTACATTTCCTGATGCCCAGATAGTCCCAAACTGAGACTGCACAAGTGCCTGCTTCTCCTTGTACTGTACCCAGTATCGCATTGTATTGCATCCTTCTTCTGACACCAGTTAAGTCCTGCTGCTGTCAGGTACAGCTGGATAACTGGGTGTCCGCAGTGATGGACTGGTTGCCAACCCCgttgtttggtatttttttccttcctgcttgaAACTTCTACTTTAAAACTTCACTGGAATCAACCTTTATAGTACATAGACGGTGGAAATGCTGCCCGAGAGAAATACGGGTACAACTGTCTGCGAAAGTACAGAACCTATAGAAAGGAAAAACGTAAGGATAACCTACCTGGTCACCCTGAAGCTGCATATCAGCCACGCTGTATGGAGAGAGACAAGACTAGATGTGTCTGGTGGGGCTCCTACTGTGCCAAGCAGTGCACAGATCTAAAGGCAACTACAGTTCCTATTTTAAATGTACATATGACATTgccttttaattatttcttcagaGTTTCAACCATGTATTTTCCAGCCGTTATGCCCCTGAGCTCTGGCTGCCCACTCTTTGCTTACCTCCTGCTAAGTGTAGCCTAGGAGAGGTCCTTTGTGTTTATCCAGAGCCCAGAGTTCAACTCCTCACCTTTCACTACTGCTGCGGAAACTTTATGAGGGTTTAGGCAAAGGAGTCGGGGGTGTGTTTCCAGGCAGGAGTtggctgtcccctcccagaCAAGTCATGTGAAGCCAGGGCCATGTCACTGGCAGTACTGGCAGCGTTCCCTGTGCATGTGCACATGCTGTCACTCGGTGAAGCATTCAGAATACATCTCTGCAGGTAAGAGTTTTTCACCAAGAGATAATGACTGTGTctgagaataaaaaagaaagctacaCCTTAAATAGTTTTTGCAATGCCCTAACTCATGTTTTAAGCACAAAATAGAAAACGCCAGTGCAAGTGAATGAGTCAAAGGTGTATTTGTTGAAAGCATAAGGGTTACTGCGGAATGTGGCCAAAAACAGCAGTCCAAGATTTCGTTGTGTTGTCCTAACTACAGATTTCACCATCAGTTGCTGCATAGTGtcttcagtcagttgcaggtACTGGTTCTGTCTGTAAGGATGAGATGCAAACAGGTTAGAATGTGCTTGGGCTCAGTTGTGTTTAAATATGCTTACAGACCATAAAGTCTGTAATTACAGTATTGCAAGATGTAATTTACAGTAGTATTTGTCTTTATTATGCAGATGTGGCCCTAATCTACTACTTACCTAATATACAGCGTCCTATTATGAACGAAGCTCtgagaatcatggaatcattaaggttggaaaagacctccaagatcatctagtccaactgaAGAAGTGAGGGTGTTACTTGACATAAGTaaccagatttatttttccactcaAGGAAAGACAAGGACCATCTCCTCTCCCTCACGGTTAGCTTTGCATGGCCATACATGCACGAAGCAATATATGCTGTTGTAAGCAACATCTCAGGCTAGCAGTAGTTAATGCTGCAGAGAGATCTGCAAGCACGAATAGCGGTGGTGCCTTGTTGTCTGCCTGATTTCTTGCACCTACCActatatctatatttttatcAATTAACTTTTTCTTGAAGGAATATTCCTGAACTCCCCTCCCAACCAGTGCTGTTTGTCATCAGTACAGTAAACATTTGctgttgtttcatttcagaCTTAGAACCTTTGCTGTTTTCATCAATGCTTTCTCTTGACTAATGGGATCTATTCCCTAGTGGGGAAAGAGTTTTTTTAGTTCTCAGCTGTTGCTACTAATTGTTATTTACTGTAGACAGCAGACTCAACAGGGAGCAATGCAATTCCTCCAAACTATTTGCACATGTACAGAGGAGGAAGTGGGAACTGGCATCTAAAGAGCATGAATGCTGTCCTGTCCTTTATTTGGACTTGATCTTGCACTGGGAGGGCTGTTCATCCAGTATCCTAAAGAATGTGATAAGCCAGTGAATTTCACAGACCTCAGTGTTCTTTTTTAACCTCTGTTCAATTCAGACACGGGTTCTATCTGAAAGATTTATGCCCAGTAGGAGCAGACAGATTAGAGTATTAGTCATAAGGATGTAAACTTCATTTACCTGCTGCTGCAAGTCTGGGTCTAGTGCAGGTCAGCAGTAATCTAAaagctgcttctgtttgttGGTTAGCCTGTGTCCTAAACTGGTACCGTCACTAGAAACCCTCCAGTTAATGCAATCCCTGCCAAGGCTCAGCTCTGAGGAACGCACAAAGTCTGATTTTCTCTTAGTAGAAATGCTTTTTTGATCagacatttcataaaataactTCTCTTTGTTAAAGGTGATAACTTTCTGCCAATTTAGCATGTTGCATGAATTACACAACCTGAGTGAAGTTCTGAGCTCAGAAGGCAAAATAGTAACTATCACCTACAAAGATAAACGTTGAATCAAAATAGAGCTCAGAAGATGCTGACAGCATCAAGGTCACTTGACAGAGAGCAGTGTCCAGAAAAAACCTCTCCATTTACATCTGCATTTCTGCTGAGGTATGAACGCTAAACCTGAGAGACTGAACTATGCCTGAAGTGTAAGAGATaccaagatttatttttttttccagatacttTTATTTATCTAAATGGTAATCAGGCTGCTGAGTCAATGAAAGCTTCCAGCTGACCCCGAACGCTGGGCAGATAGCAATTCTGAAGCACTATGAGAAATGTAATCCATTTTTAACAGATGCAACCCTGTCCGAGGAGGCTGGCAGCCTAAAAGCGAGGAAATACTATCTAAGCGTTATAATTCGTAGACAGGCTTCCAAATCAATCACGTATCTGCCATCAGCCAGTAAAGCAGTGGTGCTGGCAGCTGCGTGACACTAGAAGCCGTGTTGGGCTGTTTTAGTGAAGTTTTGGTGTTAATGTGACTTAAATAACGTTTCTGGAACAGAAGCCAGAGCCAGCTCAGAGCTGGCAGACGGGGCCACCACAGCGACCGCTGAGGCGAGGCGGCGCTGGCAGGGTCGGGCCGTGCCCAGGGTGACAAAGGCCCgcaccctgctgcctccccccgcCCGCAGCCTTTGGACTCGCCCAAGCTCCGCGCTCTGGGAGCGCCGGGCGAGCCCATCTCCCTCGTGCGCAGGGGGCGCGCCTCAGCGCAAGGGCAGCGGCCCTGCGCATGCGCACAGATCCGCGCAGcgctcctccctctcccccctcccttcccctcccctcccctgcggGCGCGCGCGCGGCGGGCGCGCGGCAGGGCACGTTGCGGCGCGCGcgcgcccgcccgccgccgcctcttCCCCACCCACTTCTCGCGAGATCCGGGGAGGGCGAGCCGGAAATCCCGCCTAAGGCCCGGAGGGAGGCCTCATCGCGCCTGCGCGGTGCGCcacgggcccggccccggcttCCGGGCAGGTAgcggcgggggtggggggaggggagcggaggggatGGGGGAGCCCGGAGCAGATGAGACGCGGGGGGAGCGGCGGCTAGAGCGGcccgcgggggggcggggcccggcccggctccagggggcggcggcggcgaggaggtgagggggggccgggagccctCGGAGCCCCTCAGGGACCCCTCGGAGCCCCCCGGGCCTGTCCCGGGAGcctcccccggggccgggccgttcgcgcggggccgccccgagGCCGTAAGCGGGGCGTGGGGGCGGGAAGGGCCCGGCCGGGGCCTGTCGCGGCTCTGCCCCGCGGTGAGAGGCCTCGGCGCGGCCTGCGGGGCGCCTGGCGCGGGCGCGGTGCCGGCGGGGCGCTCCGGGGGAAGCCGAGCTGTCTGCGCGGGTGCCTCAGCCCGGTGCGGGGTGGGGTAGGGGGCAGGTAAGGGGCTCCGGTACCTGCCCTGTTACCTGTGTGCCCGGCGTGCTTTAGATCGGCTTCTCCTTCACCGCGTCCACAGGCTCACAAAATGCCCAAAATCCTCTTGCAAGCTTCACGCGGGCTGTCTGAAGGTGCAAACAGAAGCATGAGCTGCTCTGCcaaatccttccttccttcacgGAGATCTTCATGTAAAACACGATTTCTTTTACCTGTTTAGCACAGCACGCTGATTGGATCGTGCAGcttgcagctctgccctgccatCTGAATTCACCGGCTGTCTTTGCCCTGGTCGCTGCAAAATGCCTGCAGCCCTTGCAGAGAACAGCCAGGTTATCTGCGAAGTATGGGCAAACAATCTGGAAGAGGAGATGAGGAAAATCCGAGAGATTGTGCTAAGTTACAGCTACATCGCGATGGTAAATGTTTTATACGTGATCTGCTTGTCTCAGGGAAGGGGTTttgggtggggaaggggattTAGTTGGTTCTTGGGCAAGAAACGATTTCCCCTGTTCCTGACCAAATTAAGCTAGAAGTGGTGAAAAACTAGAAAGCTGTTCATGTTCATTTCCAGAACGTAGTGCATATGTCGTGTTCAGATTGACTGATAGGCAGGAAAGAGAGACCACCTGAAACAACTggattaatttaatatttagtCATTCAATGTGTGTTAGCCTATGCAATAGAAAATGGAATGGGTCAGATGTACAAAGTCTTTAGTGTTCTGCCGCCGTATTTGTCCTTTgaatttctttccccttttggCTATGGAAACTGACGCAGAACTGTAGGAAGAGAAACCTGCCAGTGACAGCTCGTTAGCAGGAGTGTCTCTTTCTGGTGTGGTCAGATGTTGATtcttgtggaagaaaaatattctggctGTAGATATGACAGTGTGTTCCAGGAGGTTTTACTTAAGAAGACCAGAATATCCTCCGGTTGGAAGGATTCTCTGCTCTTAATAGCCTACACTCACTTGGCAGGAGCTGGTCAGTTCCATACATGTTTTTAGTTACGGTACTGTAAGTTATGCCAACTTTGATTGGGGTTACTAAACTTAAAGATGTGAGAAGTCTGTTATAAAAGTGTGGCATAAAAATACACGTCCCTTTAGGGTCTGTAAAATCCAACGTAGAACAAAGTTGTGCAAGTAAATAGAATCTTTTGTTGCCATATGCTGATAGGAAGTGAGCTCTCTCGCTTCAATTTGAGTTCTGTTTCATCTCACTGAGAGTGTTCATCACCTGTTTTAATAGCTGTGTTGTAGGAGTGGACACACAAAGACATTGGGCAAGAGAGAAATGTTGTAAGATATGCAGCACTGGGTTCTTTATGAAAGTTTTCGTGTATGCTGTAGAAGTTACGTGATGTAATCTAAGAGTAAATATAGTCTAAAAGTTTGGGTTTCAGCAAAGATAGCACACAATCACTGCCTAAGTAAAAGAGTTTTCACATAGTAGATGGAAATGAAAGAACACTTGTAACAGTGTAGTATCCGTAATAGAATATGaaacaggattaaaaataagagttttTTATAGAAGGATTCACAGAATGCAGCGTTGAGACCTGCAAGTGTGGAATTGAACATTCTCCTGGTGGAACAAGTGATGAAATAAGATTTGCTCTTCTTTCCCAGGACACAGAGTTTCCGGGGGTTGTTGTAAGGCCAATAGGTGAATTCCGCAGCTCCATCGACTATCAGTATCAGCTCCTTCGGTGCAATGTTGACCTTCTGAAAATTATCCAGCTGGGCCTGACTTTCACAAATGAGAAAGGAGAATATCCTTCCGGGATCAACACCTGGCAGTTTAACTTCAAGTTCAACCTTACGTGAGTCTTCTGAGCTAGGGAATAGTCTGCCCACTGCTGCTGAAGTGGTGCTTGTCTTTGGGAAATGCAGAAGCCCGTCCGTGTGTTTGTCATCGGTGGTTGGTTCTGAGCAGTAACAATTCAGATTCTGATTTTATGGAACCCTATTTTGGCATGACAGGAGTTGCAATATTTCTGGAAGTCAAAGCCATTCTAAAATACTGTCTGTAATACCCTTTCCCTTCATAAATAGCCTATGCCCAGTAGTTCTGTGTGCCCTAAATTTGGCTTCTGGAAAAATGTTATGGTCTTAAACTTTATACACTTTCTGTATCTGTCTCTCTATATTGTATAATCATTTAAACAATTAAATCCATCTCTTCCTGCTAAAAAGAAATGGATGTGCTGTTTTCAGCAAAAAGGAGAATCTCTCTTTGCAGATCCATGCTAAAATATAAACTGgcatctaaagaaaaaaaacagtggaattGTCACAGCTGTTCAAGGGGATGAATCTTGTTATAAGGAGTGTAAATCCTAACTGCAGTCCAGTTAAGATTTCAGAACAGCTTGTTTTGTATGTGGGAGGGTGCAATGATCATATTGAAAGTGATTTGATAGGAATTTTCTAGAGAGACAGATGCGGAGAGAGAGCCTAATGGTCACTCCAGTTTTCCAAAATGCAGCAGGTGGGGAATTTTTCTGAAAGGGCTGACTTGTTAGTGCTTCAAgtgcaaagctgcttttctccttcaggGAAGATATGTACTCTCAGGATTCCATAGACCTCCTCGCAAGCTCTGGGCTGCAGTTCCAGAAGCACGAAGAAGAAGGGATCGATACCCTGCATTTTGCTGAGTTGCTCATGACTTCAGGGGTCGTCCTTAGTGACAGTGTGAAATGGCTGTCGTTTCACAGGTAGGTCGGAGGTAATCACTGATGCTACAAGGGTATGAAATCTCTTTTTGGCTGAAATACTGCTGCTTTGGTCTATGGACAATGATGAGATTTTTAAGATTTAGCAGCTCTGCAGTTCTTAAGTGTAAAGTTGAAGGCGAAGTTTAAGAAGTGGCACCACTTATGTTAGCACCTACtgtggtctgaattttgggtaTGCGCTGCTTGCAAATCCATTTGCTGTTACAGTCCGCCTCTATGGCGAAAAAAAGGTGTCAGTGTTGTCAGTCATATTCAAACTTGTTAACCTGTGCGCGTTGCAAAGTAAGGTTTGTTTCTTCTGCCTTAAATGTTGGTGTTCTTCTCAGTTTCCATCTTGTGTGTATGCACAGAGGAAGAACTCTGTAGTTAAGGTATCTTTCTTGCAGTATTTCAAGCAACTTGATTGCAAAGCCTCTTGTCCTTGGTATCACTGCAAGTGAAAGGACTtgagagaggaggaggtgggaagagATTCTCAGGGGGTTTCGTGCTTTTCCATGTTGTCTGGAGTTTTATGAATATCAGAATATGTTAAGGTTTGAAAGCTATAggatattaaaaagcaaactccAAACCTACTGAAAACTACTGTGTTGTGAAAAATGTGGTATTAGTACCGACGAGTACAGGTGCTGCCTGTTTATCTAGGTTCTGTATGTTTTTGGTTTCAGTGGTTATGACTTTGGCTACATGGTGAAGCTGTTGACAGATTCCAGGTTGCCAGAAGAGGAACACGAGTTTTTCCATATCTTGaaccttttctttccatctaTCTACGATGTAAAGTACCTCATGAAGAGCTGCAAAAACCTCAAGGTACTTGCGTCTCCCCAGCAAACAAGCGTTGGGTAGATATCAGTGCTGCACATGGGCAGTAAGGCAAATGACAGAACTGCCACGTATATTGTCTCTAAGCTGGAGTGCGTATCAAAGCGAatagtcacacacacacacacctagGCTAAGTTCGTATCTAATAGATGCTGCCTTCCCAGTTTTAAGCTTTTCAGTATGTTTATCGTGTAGGGGACATTTGCGTAACTTTGTGTATCGCTAATTTCAGAGGGCAGCTGTAATTcagtattctttattttttcctactcaAGGTGGAGCATTTTGTTTTACACGAACTAGTGCGTGACTTGATTATCTGGTAGACACTCAGAGGGTAGAAAGTAATTTATCTACTGAATCACAGCCTTGTTTCAGGAAAGGGTGGGAAAGGTGCAGCACCTGTAATCTGTGAATATACAGTCATATTTTGAGTATCTGCAGCAGGAAAGCAAGGCACCTAAATTTAGGGAgagtatttttgcatttttgaatgatttttaCCATTTTAGTTCACTCACAGTTGGCGCGTGTTGCTGGAAACTGCTTCCAA is drawn from Anser cygnoides isolate HZ-2024a breed goose chromosome 14, Taihu_goose_T2T_genome, whole genome shotgun sequence and contains these coding sequences:
- the CNOT8 gene encoding CCR4-NOT transcription complex subunit 8 — protein: MPAALAENSQVICEVWANNLEEEMRKIREIVLSYSYIAMDTEFPGVVVRPIGEFRSSIDYQYQLLRCNVDLLKIIQLGLTFTNEKGEYPSGINTWQFNFKFNLTEDMYSQDSIDLLASSGLQFQKHEEEGIDTLHFAELLMTSGVVLSDSVKWLSFHSGYDFGYMVKLLTDSRLPEEEHEFFHILNLFFPSIYDVKYLMKSCKNLKGGLQEVADQLDLQRIGRQHQAGSDSLLTGMAFFRMKELFFEDTIDDAKYCGRLYGLGTGVAQKQNEDVDSAQEKMSILAIINNMQP